A stretch of the Funiculus sociatus GB2-C1 genome encodes the following:
- a CDS encoding HAD family hydrolase, with product MSVIAPTILALDFDGVLCDGLLEYFQTAWRTYCQIWTPENATPPENLAENFYLRRPVIEVGWEMPVAIRALILGIPEEKMLQDWSTVARTILAEDNLDAANIAMKLDNIRDEWIVADLESWLALHRFYPGVVEKLNSLQGTPVQIYIVTTKEGRFVRQLLQQQGIDLPEQFILGKENRRPKYEILRELISDRMISLWFVEDRLKTLQVVQQQPDLNDIGLYLADWGYNTPQQREAVRHNERIKLLSLSQFAQDFSAWS from the coding sequence ATGTCTGTGATCGCTCCAACTATTCTGGCTTTAGACTTTGACGGTGTGCTTTGCGACGGGTTGCTTGAGTATTTTCAGACAGCTTGGCGCACCTACTGTCAAATCTGGACACCTGAGAATGCAACGCCTCCAGAGAATTTGGCGGAAAATTTTTACCTGCGGCGACCTGTGATAGAGGTCGGCTGGGAAATGCCAGTGGCGATCCGGGCGCTAATATTGGGCATACCAGAAGAGAAGATGTTGCAGGACTGGTCAACCGTTGCCAGAACAATCCTGGCAGAAGATAATTTAGATGCCGCTAACATCGCCATGAAGCTTGATAATATCCGGGATGAGTGGATTGTTGCGGATTTAGAATCTTGGCTAGCTTTGCATCGCTTCTATCCTGGTGTGGTGGAGAAATTAAATTCGCTTCAAGGCACTCCCGTCCAAATCTACATTGTGACCACCAAAGAAGGGCGCTTTGTTCGCCAACTGTTGCAACAACAAGGCATTGATCTACCAGAGCAGTTTATTCTTGGTAAAGAAAATCGCCGTCCCAAGTACGAAATTCTACGGGAACTAATTAGCGATCGCATGATTAGCCTTTGGTTTGTGGAAGACCGCTTAAAAACTTTGCAAGTCGTACAACAGCAACCAGACCTTAATGATATCGGGCTGTATTTAGCAGACTGGGGTTATAATACGCCGCAACAGCGAGAGGCTGTGCGCCACAACGAACGAATTAAACTATTATCCCTTTCACAGTTTGCACAAGATTTCTCCGCTTGGTCCTAA
- a CDS encoding R3H domain-containing nucleic acid-binding protein produces MQITDDLQKLLDVLPSEIRQPLEQHPDKDRLVEVVMDLGRLPEARFATQAEYLSQIPVSREQLNYCIERVGHFGGDNRAGLERTLHRISAIRNRSGEIIGLTLRVGRAVFGTIGMIRDLVETGQSILMLGRPGVGKTTALREIARVLADELQKRVVIIDTSNEIAGDGDVPHPAIGRARRMQVARPELQHQVMIEAVENHMPEVIVIDEIGTELEAMAARTIAERGVQLVGTAHGNRIENLIKNPTLSDLVGGIQAVTLGDEEARRRGSQKTVLERKAPPTFEIAVEMLERQRWVVHEQVADMVDNLLRGRQPNPQVRTITDAGEVTITRELPQAPTPMRSPSTGGGYAASLDTPGRPAGWRTSGQMMPLPSQPRSLRGQDLRVTSTALNSPRTLPFGSSSGIRDVTNAADLSELAPRSLSNDFEQMLDQSWHQSELLSDGSFAGPNGEDLPLQVYPYGISSQQLDQVIRVLNLPVVLTKDMDSADAVLALRSHVKNHSKLRHIAKARHVPIHAIKANTVSQITRALRRLLDMDDPSNPDVAELSLFTTTGNEDEIEALEEARLAVEQIVIPKGQPVELLPRSAKVRKMQHELVEHYRLKSDSFGEEPNRRLRIYPA; encoded by the coding sequence ATGCAGATTACAGACGATCTCCAGAAATTATTGGACGTATTACCAAGTGAGATTCGGCAACCTTTAGAACAGCATCCTGACAAGGATAGGTTAGTTGAGGTTGTCATGGATTTGGGGCGATTACCGGAAGCTCGGTTTGCTACGCAGGCAGAGTACCTTTCCCAAATCCCAGTTTCCAGGGAACAGCTAAATTATTGTATAGAACGGGTAGGACATTTCGGCGGTGATAACCGGGCAGGACTAGAACGTACCCTGCATCGAATTAGCGCCATCCGCAACCGTAGTGGCGAAATAATTGGTCTTACCTTGAGGGTGGGTCGAGCCGTCTTTGGCACCATTGGCATGATTCGCGACTTAGTAGAAACAGGTCAGTCAATTCTGATGCTCGGTCGTCCAGGTGTTGGCAAAACGACCGCACTGCGGGAAATTGCCAGAGTTTTAGCCGATGAGTTACAAAAACGAGTTGTAATCATCGACACCTCTAACGAAATCGCGGGCGATGGTGACGTTCCCCATCCAGCGATTGGTCGCGCCCGTCGGATGCAAGTCGCCCGTCCAGAACTCCAGCACCAAGTGATGATTGAGGCAGTGGAAAACCATATGCCAGAAGTGATCGTCATTGATGAAATTGGTACGGAACTCGAAGCAATGGCTGCTCGTACTATCGCTGAGCGGGGTGTTCAGTTGGTGGGTACGGCACACGGAAACCGGATTGAGAACCTGATCAAAAACCCCACCCTATCCGATTTAGTTGGGGGCATTCAGGCGGTAACCCTGGGAGATGAAGAAGCTAGGCGGCGGGGCAGCCAGAAGACTGTTCTGGAGCGCAAAGCCCCGCCGACCTTTGAAATTGCCGTGGAGATGCTGGAAAGGCAGCGTTGGGTAGTACACGAGCAGGTAGCGGATATGGTTGATAACTTGTTGCGGGGGCGACAGCCAAATCCGCAAGTTAGAACAATCACTGACGCTGGGGAAGTGACAATTACCCGTGAGTTACCCCAAGCACCGACACCAATGCGATCGCCTAGTACCGGAGGCGGATATGCTGCTTCCTTGGATACTCCGGGACGACCGGCTGGCTGGCGCACTTCTGGGCAGATGATGCCATTACCCAGTCAACCTAGATCGCTGCGGGGTCAGGATTTGCGGGTAACGAGTACGGCACTAAACTCGCCGCGTACTCTACCTTTTGGAAGCTCATCTGGGATACGGGACGTTACCAACGCAGCGGATCTTTCAGAACTAGCGCCAAGATCGCTGAGCAATGACTTTGAGCAGATGCTAGATCAATCTTGGCATCAGTCAGAATTGCTCTCAGATGGTTCCTTTGCCGGGCCGAATGGGGAAGATTTGCCGTTGCAGGTTTATCCTTATGGCATCAGCAGCCAACAACTAGACCAAGTGATTCGGGTACTGAATTTGCCTGTGGTGTTGACGAAGGATATGGATAGTGCGGATGCAGTTTTGGCATTGCGATCGCACGTAAAGAACCATTCCAAATTACGGCATATTGCTAAAGCTCGTCATGTTCCCATCCACGCAATTAAGGCAAACACTGTATCTCAGATTACCCGCGCCTTGCGGCGTCTGCTAGATATGGATGACCCCAGCAATCCCGACGTTGCCGAACTCAGTTTATTTACTACTACGGGTAACGAGGACGAGATTGAGGCTCTGGAAGAAGCCAGACTTGCAGTTGAGCAAATTGTCATCCCGAAGGGACAGCCAGTGGAACTTTTACCGCGTTCTGCCAAAGTGCGGAAAATGCAACACGAACTGGTGGAACACTACCGCCTCAAATCTGACAGTTTTGGGGAAGAACCTAACCGGAGGCTGCGAATTTACCCAGCATAG
- the ldpA gene encoding circadian clock protein LdpA, whose protein sequence is MTDYFYPLRSLREGRWFKLICGASFQDLPAVRNLTLAYTLAGADCIDVAADPAVIAAAQEGLKAAADLASAARVRGYCAENLPWLMVSLNDGEDPHFRKAEFNSTECPTECPRPCESICPADAIALSGVIDQRCYGCGRCIPVCPSKIIYTRSYVTAPEAIASSVLPSGVDALEIHTQIGRVDDFKRLWSAIAPWLNKLKLIAISCPDGDGIIDYLWTLYDLIAPLPIPLIWQTDGRPMSGDIGDGTTRAAVKLGQKVLSAGLRGYVQLAGGTNSYTVAKLRTMGLLNNRQEPKEIVDLPESLVEASLSDIAVESQLSPKNKAPQTRKSLHHSSVLNPEPSYIAGIAYGSYARVLLSPVLDELEKMNMKDVSGKASASSQTFMPRRLEENPDLLWHAVSLAESLVSQVKSH, encoded by the coding sequence GTGACTGATTATTTCTATCCCTTACGCTCCCTAAGAGAGGGTCGCTGGTTTAAGCTCATTTGCGGAGCTAGTTTCCAAGACCTCCCTGCCGTCCGGAATCTGACATTGGCTTATACTTTAGCTGGGGCTGACTGTATCGACGTTGCCGCTGACCCGGCGGTAATTGCTGCGGCACAAGAAGGTTTGAAGGCGGCTGCTGACCTAGCTAGTGCAGCGCGTGTGCGAGGCTACTGTGCAGAGAACTTACCGTGGCTGATGGTCAGTTTGAATGATGGGGAAGATCCTCACTTTCGGAAGGCGGAATTTAACTCAACTGAGTGTCCGACCGAATGCCCGCGACCTTGTGAAAGTATTTGTCCAGCAGATGCGATCGCTTTGTCTGGAGTTATAGACCAACGTTGTTATGGCTGCGGGCGGTGTATTCCCGTATGCCCAAGTAAAATAATTTATACTCGTTCTTATGTCACAGCACCGGAAGCGATCGCTTCGTCAGTCTTGCCAAGTGGCGTTGATGCCTTAGAAATTCATACGCAAATCGGTAGAGTAGATGATTTTAAACGTTTATGGAGCGCGATCGCGCCTTGGTTGAATAAACTCAAGCTCATAGCAATTAGTTGCCCAGACGGGGACGGTATAATTGATTACCTCTGGACTCTTTACGACCTGATAGCACCCCTGCCAATTCCTCTCATCTGGCAAACCGACGGGCGACCGATGAGTGGCGATATCGGTGATGGCACAACTAGAGCTGCTGTGAAGTTAGGGCAAAAAGTTCTATCTGCGGGATTACGAGGATATGTGCAGTTAGCAGGAGGCACGAACAGCTACACTGTTGCAAAACTCAGGACAATGGGACTGCTCAACAACCGTCAGGAGCCAAAAGAAATTGTGGATTTACCTGAAAGCTTGGTAGAGGCAAGTTTATCAGACATAGCCGTGGAAAGCCAATTATCGCCGAAAAACAAGGCACCACAAACTCGAAAATCTCTCCATCATTCCTCAGTCCTGAATCCTGAACCCTCCTATATTGCAGGCATTGCATACGGTAGCTACGCCCGCGTTTTGTTGTCACCCGTTCTAGACGAATTGGAAAAAATGAATATGAAAGACGTATCGGGGAAGGCATCGGCATCAAGTCAGACATTTATGCCGAGACGACTGGAAGAAAATCCAGATTTACTTTGGCACGCAGTTAGTCTCGCTGAATCGCTGGTTTCTCAAGTTAAGAGTCATTAG
- a CDS encoding vWA domain-containing protein: MTLGVLKNRDYTLMLDKSGSMSSRDQPGGKSRWEMAQESTLGLASKCEQFDPDGITVYLFSDRFQRYDNVTSTKVAEIFRENSPSGGTNLVAALQHAINNYFQRKAAGQGKPEGETILVVSDGEPNNRMAVVEVIINATQKIQRDEELAISFIQVGSDRGATRFYKGLDEQLQGIGAKFDICDTLTLDEMDNMTLTEVLLKAITG, translated from the coding sequence ATGACACTTGGTGTCTTGAAAAATCGCGACTACACCTTAATGCTTGACAAAAGCGGTAGTATGTCATCTCGCGATCAACCCGGAGGTAAAAGTCGCTGGGAAATGGCGCAGGAGTCTACTTTAGGGTTGGCAAGTAAATGCGAACAGTTTGACCCAGATGGGATTACTGTTTATCTATTTTCAGACCGATTTCAACGGTACGACAACGTAACTTCAACTAAAGTCGCCGAAATCTTCCGAGAAAATAGTCCTAGTGGTGGAACTAACTTGGTCGCTGCCTTGCAGCACGCAATCAACAACTACTTTCAGCGTAAAGCTGCGGGTCAGGGAAAACCAGAAGGCGAAACCATTTTAGTGGTGTCCGACGGCGAACCGAATAATCGGATGGCGGTAGTGGAAGTGATAATTAACGCCACTCAGAAAATACAGCGGGATGAGGAACTAGCGATTTCCTTCATTCAGGTGGGTTCAGACAGAGGCGCAACGCGATTTTACAAAGGTTTGGATGAACAATTACAAGGCATCGGGGCAAAGTTTGACATCTGCGATACCTTAACTCTGGATGAGATGGACAACATGACGCTAACTGAAGTGTTGCTAAAGGCAATTACCGGCTAA
- a CDS encoding vWA domain-containing protein, which translates to MSAENRDYTLIIDKSGSMSTPDQAGGRSRWEMAQESTLALARKCEQFDPDGITVYLFSSRFKRYDNVTSSKVAQIFQENDPAGTTDLASVLKDAANRYFESKAAGEAKAGGETILVVTDGEPDDRKGVMRAIIEASRQMERDEELAISMIQVGSDATATRFLKALDDELQGAGAKFDICDAITIDDMADMTLAEVLLNAIAD; encoded by the coding sequence ATGAGTGCAGAAAATCGGGATTATACGTTAATTATTGACAAAAGCGGCAGTATGTCTACGCCAGATCAAGCGGGAGGCAGAAGTCGCTGGGAAATGGCGCAGGAGTCTACTTTGGCGTTGGCGAGAAAATGCGAACAGTTTGATCCAGATGGGATTACTGTTTACTTGTTTTCTAGCCGATTTAAACGTTACGACAATGTGACTTCTAGTAAAGTCGCACAAATTTTTCAAGAAAATGACCCAGCTGGCACTACTGACTTGGCAAGTGTGCTGAAGGATGCGGCTAACCGCTATTTTGAGAGCAAGGCTGCTGGTGAGGCGAAGGCTGGTGGCGAAACGATTTTGGTAGTGACAGATGGGGAACCGGATGACCGGAAAGGGGTAATGCGGGCGATTATTGAGGCATCGCGCCAGATGGAGAGGGATGAAGAACTAGCAATTTCTATGATTCAAGTGGGTTCGGATGCAACGGCTACGCGGTTTCTCAAAGCGTTGGATGATGAATTGCAAGGTGCGGGGGCGAAGTTTGATATCTGCGATGCGATAACTATTGATGATATGGCGGACATGACTCTGGCGGAAGTGCTGCTAAACGCGATCGCTGACTAA
- a CDS encoding VWA domain-containing protein yields the protein MAQDRDYTLIIDKSGSMSTPEPPSGRSRWETAQESTLALARKCEQFDPDGITLYLFSGRFKRFDDVTSSKVAQIFQENDPSGTTNLADVLKHAADNYFQRKAAGETKANGETILVITDGEPDDRKAVMRVIIEATRHMERDEELAISFIQIGADQTATRFLKALDDELQSAGAKFDICDTVTLDDMEGMTLTEVLLNAIND from the coding sequence GTGGCACAAGACCGAGACTATACATTAATCATCGACAAAAGCGGCAGTATGTCTACCCCAGAACCACCGAGTGGGAGAAGTCGCTGGGAGACGGCGCAGGAATCTACCCTGGCGTTGGCGAGAAAATGCGAACAGTTTGATCCGGATGGAATTACCCTTTACCTGTTTTCAGGTAGGTTTAAGCGTTTCGATGATGTAACCTCTAGCAAGGTTGCACAGATATTCCAAGAAAACGATCCATCCGGCACCACCAATCTTGCTGATGTGTTAAAGCACGCTGCTGACAACTATTTTCAGCGGAAGGCTGCTGGTGAGACGAAGGCGAATGGCGAGACAATTTTGGTAATCACAGATGGGGAACCGGATGACCGGAAAGCGGTAATGCGGGTGATTATTGAAGCTACTCGCCACATGGAAAGAGATGAAGAATTAGCTATTTCTTTCATTCAGATTGGAGCCGATCAAACGGCTACTCGGTTTCTCAAGGCTTTGGATGATGAACTGCAAAGTGCGGGAGCAAAGTTTGATATTTGTGACACCGTAACTTTGGATGATATGGAGGGCATGACTTTAACTGAAGTCCTGCTTAATGCCATAAATGATTAA
- a CDS encoding salt stress protein, Slr1339 family, whose translation MESIDDILASVKAEYEEKDNPKLLHKSQQLKEKLVNPHAIAPSVEVVENFPLQPGKNNLSYSHEDSVLAQVKAEFEEQEKAQNLKEQQQLAEKKIKQEQIKQQQREALASQAKEWLKNLNPLSEEGLWFEEFAYAYPAKLDAAIDYLQALRETQP comes from the coding sequence ATGGAATCGATAGATGACATACTCGCGTCAGTTAAGGCTGAGTATGAAGAAAAAGACAACCCCAAACTGCTTCACAAATCGCAACAACTGAAAGAAAAGCTAGTGAACCCGCACGCGATCGCGCCGTCTGTAGAGGTTGTCGAGAATTTCCCCCTGCAACCTGGGAAAAATAACTTGTCTTACTCCCATGAAGATAGCGTACTAGCTCAAGTTAAGGCTGAATTTGAGGAACAAGAAAAAGCCCAAAACCTGAAAGAACAGCAACAACTAGCAGAGAAAAAAATTAAGCAGGAACAAATTAAGCAGCAGCAAAGAGAGGCACTAGCAAGCCAAGCGAAGGAGTGGCTGAAAAATTTAAACCCACTCTCAGAAGAAGGTCTTTGGTTTGAAGAATTTGCGTATGCTTACCCAGCCAAACTAGATGCAGCGATTGATTATCTTCAAGCTTTGCGGGAAACGCAACCGTAA
- a CDS encoding vWA domain-containing protein produces MVENRDYTLIIDKSGSMSLIDQPGSKSRWVVMQESTLALASKCEEFDPDGITIYLFASRFKRYDNVTASKVMQIFRENEPSGRTDLAGVLQDATNSYFQRKATGQTKPNGETILVVTDGEPDDRKAVMKVIIEASRRMDRDEELAISFIQVGADAQASKFLKVLDDELQSAGAKFDICDTVTIDDMEDMTLTEVLINAIID; encoded by the coding sequence ATGGTGGAAAACCGCGACTATACCTTAATCATTGACAAAAGCGGCAGTATGTCACTAATAGACCAGCCAGGAAGTAAAAGTCGCTGGGTGGTCATGCAGGAATCTACCCTAGCCTTAGCGAGTAAATGTGAAGAATTCGATCCGGATGGCATTACCATTTATCTATTTGCTAGTAGATTCAAACGCTACGACAATGTAACCGCCAGTAAAGTAATGCAAATTTTTCGGGAAAATGAACCATCTGGTCGTACCGATTTGGCGGGAGTTCTCCAAGATGCAACCAATAGCTACTTTCAGCGCAAAGCAACCGGACAAACTAAGCCAAATGGTGAAACTATTTTAGTAGTTACGGATGGGGAACCGGATGACCGAAAAGCGGTGATGAAAGTAATTATTGAAGCTTCTCGCCGCATGGATAGAGATGAAGAACTGGCAATTTCGTTTATTCAAGTTGGCGCAGACGCACAAGCCAGTAAATTCCTTAAAGTGCTGGATGATGAACTGCAAAGTGCTGGTGCCAAGTTTGATATTTGTGACACAGTAACCATTGATGACATGGAGGACATGACCCTGACTGAAGTGTTAATAAATGCCATTATTGACTAA
- the ndhN gene encoding NAD(P)H-quinone oxidoreductase subunit N translates to MALITIGNQFVKGLEKEGALGMYVPLEGGFEGRYQRRLRAAGYTTLRITAKGLGDLAAYLTGVHGVRPAHLGKKDIRTYFIPPVVNYQLEHLPPKSKGLVLWIIEGNILSREEVEYLTALPSMEPRVKIAVEMGGDRAFRWTPLKNAIAAA, encoded by the coding sequence ATGGCACTTATCACCATCGGCAATCAATTTGTCAAAGGACTGGAAAAGGAGGGGGCTTTGGGGATGTACGTACCCTTAGAAGGAGGCTTTGAGGGACGTTACCAGCGGCGGTTGCGTGCAGCTGGCTATACCACGTTACGCATTACTGCAAAAGGACTAGGCGACTTAGCTGCCTATTTAACAGGCGTTCACGGTGTGCGTCCCGCGCATTTGGGTAAAAAAGACATTCGTACTTATTTCATACCGCCTGTGGTGAATTACCAATTGGAACACCTACCCCCCAAGTCGAAGGGTTTAGTGTTGTGGATTATCGAAGGAAATATCCTCTCGCGTGAGGAAGTGGAATATTTAACCGCTTTGCCAAGCATGGAACCGCGAGTAAAAATTGCGGTGGAGATGGGGGGCGATCGCGCATTCCGTTGGACACCGCTGAAGAATGCGATCGCTGCTGCTTAA
- the rplC gene encoding 50S ribosomal protein L3, producing MPIGILGTKLGMTQVFDETGKAIPVTVIQAGPCTVTQIKTKDTDGYAAVQLGYQEVKPKALNKPLLGHLAKSSAAPLRKLREYRLDNVGEFELGQQLKPDLFTAGQIVDVIGTSIGKGFAGYQKRHNFKRGPMSHGSKNHRQPGSTGAGTTPGRVYPGKRMAGRLGGDRVTIRKLTVVRVDAERNLLLIKGAVPGKPGALVNILPAKKVGRK from the coding sequence GTGCCTATTGGTATCCTCGGAACCAAACTCGGCATGACCCAAGTATTTGACGAAACAGGAAAAGCAATTCCTGTAACAGTCATCCAGGCTGGGCCATGTACTGTAACGCAAATTAAAACCAAGGACACAGATGGCTACGCTGCCGTCCAGCTTGGTTATCAAGAAGTGAAACCAAAGGCGTTGAACAAACCCCTGTTGGGACACTTGGCAAAATCGAGCGCTGCTCCTTTAAGGAAACTGCGGGAGTATCGCCTAGATAACGTAGGTGAGTTTGAGCTGGGTCAGCAGTTAAAGCCAGATTTATTTACTGCGGGTCAAATTGTGGATGTAATCGGTACAAGCATCGGTAAGGGCTTTGCCGGATATCAGAAGCGTCACAATTTCAAGCGGGGACCCATGTCTCACGGTTCCAAAAACCACCGTCAGCCCGGTTCGACGGGTGCTGGAACCACACCAGGGCGTGTGTATCCAGGGAAACGGATGGCAGGTCGTTTAGGTGGCGATCGCGTCACAATTCGCAAACTGACAGTAGTGCGGGTAGACGCGGAACGAAACTTGCTGCTGATCAAGGGAGCGGTTCCCGGTAAACCAGGTGCGCTCGTCAATATTTTGCCTGCCAAAAAGGTAGGTCGAAAGTAG
- the rplD gene encoding 50S ribosomal protein L4, protein MVNCVVHNWDGEEVGQATLELKVAKEENAAHIVHRALVRQQANARQGTASAKTRAEVRGGGRKPWRQKGTGRARAGSIRSPLWRGGGVIFGPKPRDYDLKMNRKERRLALRTAIADRAEDMVVVEEFGDKLPKPKTKELVEAIARWGVDPQSKILLILPERQENVYLSARNIVNLKLIFANQLNIFDLLNADKIVTTPSALAKIQEVYSE, encoded by the coding sequence ATGGTTAACTGTGTAGTACACAATTGGGATGGGGAAGAAGTCGGGCAGGCGACACTAGAATTAAAGGTTGCCAAAGAAGAGAACGCCGCACATATTGTGCATCGGGCATTAGTCCGGCAGCAGGCAAATGCTCGTCAAGGCACCGCTAGCGCCAAAACCCGCGCTGAAGTTAGGGGAGGCGGACGTAAACCCTGGAGACAAAAGGGGACAGGCCGCGCTCGTGCGGGTTCGATTCGTTCACCCTTGTGGCGTGGTGGTGGTGTGATCTTCGGACCCAAGCCAAGAGACTATGACCTAAAGATGAACCGCAAGGAGCGGCGTTTGGCGTTGAGAACAGCGATCGCTGACCGCGCCGAGGACATGGTTGTAGTTGAGGAATTTGGCGACAAGTTGCCCAAACCAAAAACAAAGGAATTGGTTGAAGCGATCGCTCGTTGGGGAGTCGATCCACAATCAAAAATCCTCCTCATTTTGCCAGAGCGCCAAGAAAACGTTTATTTGTCAGCCCGAAATATCGTCAATTTGAAGCTAATTTTTGCTAACCAATTGAATATTTTTGACCTGCTTAACGCTGACAAAATTGTAACAACGCCATCTGCCCTCGCCAAAATTCAGGAGGTTTACAGTGAGTGA
- a CDS encoding 50S ribosomal protein L23, with the protein MSEFNRRDLADMVYRPIVTEKATLHMEQNKYVFEVIPKATKPEIKAAIEDLFKVKVLSVNTLRLPRRKRRVGKFAGFKPQYKRAIVTLVSGDSITLFPEV; encoded by the coding sequence GTGAGTGAATTTAATCGCCGCGACCTGGCGGATATGGTTTATCGCCCCATAGTCACCGAAAAGGCCACTCTGCACATGGAGCAGAACAAGTACGTCTTTGAAGTAATTCCCAAAGCGACCAAACCCGAAATTAAAGCAGCAATTGAAGACCTGTTTAAAGTAAAGGTTTTGAGCGTCAACACCCTTCGCCTACCACGCCGTAAGCGTCGCGTCGGCAAATTTGCCGGGTTTAAGCCTCAATACAAACGAGCGATCGTAACCTTAGTAAGCGGTGACTCAATTACCCTGTTCCCAGAAGTTTAA
- the rplB gene encoding 50S ribosomal protein L2 produces the protein MGTRSYRPYTPSTRETTISDFAEITKSEPEKSLTHFNHRDKGRNNRGVITSRRRGGGHKRLYRVIDFRRDKRDIPAKVAAIEYDPNRNARIALLYYQDGEKRYILHPVGLEVGTFITAGSNSPIEIGNALPLSNIPLGTSVHNVELTAGKGGQIVRAAGATAQVVAKEGGYVSIKLPSGEVRMVRRECYATIGQVGNVEHRNLSAGKAGRNRWKGRRPKVRGSVMNPVDHPHGGGEGRAPIGRSGPVTPWGKPTLGYKTRKPKKQSSKLIVRRRRKASKRGRGGRES, from the coding sequence ATGGGTACCCGTTCCTATCGGCCCTACACCCCCAGCACTCGCGAGACTACAATTTCGGATTTTGCCGAAATTACCAAGAGTGAGCCGGAAAAATCACTAACCCACTTTAACCATCGCGACAAAGGTCGCAACAATCGCGGGGTAATTACCAGTCGCCGTCGGGGTGGCGGCCACAAACGCCTCTATCGGGTGATAGATTTTCGCCGCGATAAGCGAGATATTCCCGCAAAAGTAGCAGCGATTGAGTACGATCCTAATCGTAATGCTCGCATTGCCCTGCTTTATTACCAGGATGGAGAAAAGCGCTATATTCTCCACCCAGTAGGGTTAGAGGTAGGCACATTTATCACCGCAGGTTCCAACTCCCCCATCGAGATTGGCAACGCTTTGCCGTTAAGCAATATTCCATTGGGAACTAGCGTTCACAATGTAGAACTGACAGCAGGTAAAGGTGGTCAAATTGTTCGTGCTGCTGGTGCCACTGCTCAGGTAGTAGCAAAAGAAGGTGGTTATGTATCCATCAAGTTGCCCTCCGGAGAAGTCCGGATGGTGCGCCGCGAGTGCTACGCCACGATTGGACAGGTTGGCAACGTTGAGCATAGAAACCTGAGTGCAGGTAAAGCAGGTCGCAACCGCTGGAAGGGCCGCCGTCCGAAGGTGAGAGGAAGCGTCATGAACCCAGTTGACCACCCACACGGTGGTGGTGAGGGACGCGCACCGATTGGTAGAAGCGGACCTGTGACCCCTTGGGGTAAACCAACCTTGGGCTATAAGACTCGTAAGCCTAAGAAGCAAAGCAGTAAATTGATTGTTCGTCGTCGTCGTAAAGCTTCTAAGCGGGGTCGTGGCGGTCGGGAATCTTAG
- the rpsS gene encoding 30S ribosomal protein S19 produces the protein MGRSLKKGPFVADHLLKKVETLNARGEKQVIKTWSRASTILPQMLGHTIAVHNGRQHVPVYVSEQMVGHKLGEFAPTRTFRGHSKDSKAKR, from the coding sequence ATGGGTCGTTCTCTTAAAAAAGGTCCTTTTGTTGCGGATCATCTGTTGAAAAAAGTTGAAACTTTGAACGCCAGAGGCGAAAAGCAGGTGATCAAAACTTGGTCTCGCGCCTCAACAATTTTGCCGCAAATGCTGGGTCACACCATCGCGGTTCATAATGGTCGTCAGCACGTTCCAGTTTACGTCAGCGAGCAAATGGTAGGACATAAGTTAGGCGAATTTGCTCCTACTCGTACTTTCCGGGGACACTCGAAAGATTCCAAGGCAAAGAGATAA
- the rplV gene encoding 50S ribosomal protein L22 — MAVDTTEEVKAIARYIRMSPHKVRRVLDQIRGRSYREALIVLEFMPYRACDPVRDVLRSAAANAEHNAGLDPAKLVISKAYADQGPTLKRFRPRAQGRAYQIRKPTCHITVAVAPDTEEK; from the coding sequence ATGGCAGTTGATACTACAGAAGAAGTCAAAGCGATCGCCCGCTACATCCGGATGTCCCCCCACAAAGTGCGGCGAGTTCTCGACCAAATTCGGGGGCGGTCATATCGTGAAGCGCTGATTGTACTGGAATTTATGCCCTATCGGGCTTGCGATCCAGTCCGCGATGTACTGCGCTCAGCAGCAGCCAATGCCGAGCATAACGCCGGGTTAGACCCAGCGAAATTAGTGATCTCTAAGGCATATGCTGACCAAGGGCCAACCTTGAAGCGCTTCCGGCCCCGCGCTCAAGGACGCGCCTATCAGATTCGCAAGCCAACGTGTCACATCACAGTAGCCGTTGCACCAGACACAGAAGAAAAATAA